From a region of the Mytilus galloprovincialis chromosome 3, xbMytGall1.hap1.1, whole genome shotgun sequence genome:
- the LOC143066928 gene encoding uncharacterized protein LOC143066928, with translation MLLLLVLVFSSNTVGVEGACKTIGTVYDCSNSGLTLLPDFTSIPNPGLITTVNLNNNNLRNISAHAFNGLTHKDLEINLGQNQIASIQDGAFDAVYDTLVKLTLRSNKLRDLSQAQDIGKLNKLSYLDLKENDFPDGTSLDRGITDNVFRLIGDTITEFHFGGRNIATWPRVALTHFPKLNTLNYEGGYLANIPYDGFHGFEHTLEKLHISATQLRQIPLAISQLTQLQELYFDDNIKVHDSGIFAQAFATLTHTTSPLRVLSLQNDGLSRFPAVLRNLVNLKDLNMGRNSLWYVADDALSLLINASITKMGLSGCHLDRIPQALLKLPSMAELDVSKNNIQSIERYDMSNQTTITKLNVSHNPLAYISTEAFQSLPKLGVIDFSSTAMTQIPRAILNTPALTTLDLSHCLIECTCDLTWISVSRLPAKTFIGTCETIEQPVETYIKSRVPTCPARR, from the coding sequence ATGTTGCTGTTATTGGTATTAGTGTTTTCGAGTAACACGGTGGGTGTGGAAGGAGCGTGTAAAACGATTGGAACTGTGTACGATTGCTCAAACTCAGGACTTACTTTACTACCAGATTTTACATCCATCCCAAATCCTGGTTTAATTACAACTGTAAATCTCAACAACAATAACTTAAGAAACATTTCAGCTCATGCATTTAACGGATTAACACACAAAGATTTAGAGATAAATTTAGGTCAAAATCAGATAGCATCTATTCAGGATGGCGCTTTTGATGCTGTTTACGATACACTTGTAAAACTTACACTTAGATCTAATAAGTTGAGGGATTTGTCACAGGCCCAGGATATTGGTAAATTAAATAAGCTGTCGTATTTAGATTTGAAGGAGAACGATTTTCCAGATGGAACAAGTTTGGATAGAGGTATTACTGATAACGTTTTCCGTCTTATTGGGGACACTATAACGGAATTTCACTTTGGAGGAAGAAATATTGCCACTTGGCCGAGAGTTGCCTTAACCCATTTTCCAAAATTAAATACCTTGAACTATGAAGGAGGATATCTAGCCAATATACCCTATGATGGATTTCATGGGTTTGAACACACGTTAGAAAAGTTGCACATATCTGCCACACAACTTAGACAAATACCACTGGCAATATCACAACTTACACAGCTCCAAGAACTATATTTTGATGACAATATCAAGGTTCATGACAGTGGAATTTTTGCGCAAGCTTTTGCCACATTAACTCATACAACTAGTCCACTTCGCGTGTTAAGTCTTCAAAATGACGGATTATCGCGATTCCCTGCAGTTTTGAGAAATCTTGTCAATCTTAAAGACTTGAATATGGGTAGGAACAGCTTATGGTACGTCGCCGATGATGCGCTGTCACTTTTGATTAATGCTTCTATTACAAAAATGGGGTTAAGTGGATGCCATCTTGACAGAATTCCACAAGCTTTACTTAAACTACCCAGCATGGCAGAGCTTGATGTATCGAAAAACAATATACAAAGTATTGAGCGGTATGATATGAGTAACCAGACGACTATAACGAAATTGAACGTCTCTCACAACCCTCTGGCATACATTTCTACGGAAGCATTCCAGTCATTGCCGAAATTAGGAGTTATTGATTTCTCATCCACAGCCATGACTCAAATTCCGAGAGCAATCTTAAACACCCCCGCGCTTACGACTTTAGACTTGTCTCATTGCCTTATCGAATGCACCTGTGATTTGACGTGGATATCGGTGTCCCGTCTTCCCGCAAAGACATTTATTGGGACTTGTGAAACTATTGAACAACCTGTTGAAACTTATATAAAGTCACGAGTACCAACCTGTCCTGCGAGGcgttaa